From a region of the Armatimonadota bacterium genome:
- a CDS encoding NapC/NirT family cytochrome c: MNRRLPHIAYNLTSLVGAVLALIALGLIAMLYLLETFSKASHPYMGLITFIVLPAFLCLGIALVLWGMFRARQRALAGTPEPPMPRIDFNNPKHRNAVVLFAFGGTMFLVLSAFGSYQAYEYTDSVQFCGLVCHKVMEPEYTAYQGSPHARVACVECHIGSGASSFVRSKISGSYQVYSVLFHKYPRPISTPVHSLRPARETCEQCHWPRHFYSAKLLSRNYYLSNPQNSKSHIDLLMKIGGGDPIGGQAGIHAHMYLDNKVSYIAVDRGRNNIPYVESTTADGKTTVYRTTENPPTDAQLAKGEHRTVDCIDCHNRPTHVFRHPAQSVNQAMGAGVISPTLPDVKRVSVEALEGTYTSRTNADRAIAKAMTDFYTASYPKIAADRQPDIQQAVLQVQNIYNHNYFPRMNANWKGFPDHIGHMYSDGCFRCHDGKHVSSDGKVISKSCTACHTLLSQSVGTGTPTISLGGVAFKHPGNVGDAWKDANCTTCHAQQQ; this comes from the coding sequence ATGAACCGACGTCTGCCGCATATCGCATATAACCTGACGAGTCTGGTCGGCGCCGTGCTGGCCCTGATCGCGTTAGGGCTCATTGCGATGCTCTACCTGCTGGAGACCTTCTCCAAGGCGAGCCACCCCTATATGGGGCTTATCACGTTCATCGTGCTGCCCGCTTTCCTCTGTCTGGGGATCGCCCTCGTGCTCTGGGGCATGTTTCGCGCGCGTCAGAGGGCCCTTGCGGGGACACCTGAACCTCCGATGCCGCGCATCGACTTCAACAACCCGAAGCATCGCAACGCCGTCGTGTTGTTCGCGTTCGGGGGTACGATGTTCCTCGTGCTATCGGCCTTCGGGAGTTACCAGGCCTATGAATACACGGACTCCGTGCAGTTCTGCGGTCTCGTCTGCCACAAGGTGATGGAACCGGAGTACACAGCGTACCAGGGATCGCCGCACGCGCGGGTTGCGTGCGTTGAGTGTCACATCGGCTCCGGCGCCTCTTCATTTGTGCGGTCAAAGATTTCCGGTTCCTATCAGGTATACTCCGTCCTTTTCCATAAGTACCCGCGCCCCATCTCCACGCCGGTCCATAGTCTGCGCCCTGCCAGAGAGACCTGCGAGCAGTGCCATTGGCCACGGCATTTTTACAGCGCCAAGCTCCTGAGCCGGAATTACTACCTGTCGAACCCCCAGAACTCGAAATCACACATCGATTTGCTGATGAAAATCGGTGGTGGCGATCCGATAGGCGGGCAGGCCGGGATCCACGCGCACATGTACCTGGATAACAAAGTCTCGTACATCGCCGTGGATCGCGGGCGAAACAACATCCCGTACGTGGAGTCCACAACTGCGGACGGCAAGACGACCGTGTACCGCACCACGGAGAACCCGCCGACGGACGCGCAGCTTGCCAAGGGCGAGCACCGGACTGTCGACTGCATCGACTGCCACAACCGGCCGACCCACGTTTTCCGCCACCCCGCGCAAAGCGTGAACCAGGCGATGGGCGCCGGCGTGATCAGCCCAACGCTTCCGGACGTCAAGCGCGTGTCGGTTGAAGCCCTCGAAGGGACATACACCTCAAGGACGAACGCTGATAGGGCCATTGCCAAGGCCATGACCGATTTCTACACGGCCAGTTACCCGAAAATCGCGGCCGACCGCCAGCCGGACATCCAGCAGGCCGTGTTACAGGTGCAGAACATCTATAACCACAACTATTTCCCGCGGATGAACGCCAACTGGAAAGGTTTTCCGGACCATATTGGCCACATGTACTCGGATGGCTGCTTCCGGTGCCACGACGGCAAGCACGTCAGTTCGGATGGCAAGGTGATCTCCAAGTCCTGCACCGCCTGCCACACGCTGCTCTCCCAGAGTGTGGGGACTGGGACACCGACGATTTCGCTGGGCGGTGTGGCGTTCAAGCACCCCGGCAACGTGGGGGATGCATGGAAGGACGCCAATTGCACCACCTGCCACGCGCAGCAGCAGTAG